The sequence below is a genomic window from Acidimicrobiia bacterium.
CTCCAGCGCGCCTACCTCGGCGGGGCGGTCCCCGAGTAGCCGTCGAGCGTCACGGCTCGTAGGTGCCGTCGTCGCGGCGCGACCACCCGGCGGCGGCATGGCTGCCCCCGTCGACGTGCAGCACCGTGCCGGTGACCCAGCGCGAGAGGTCCGAGGCCAGGTAGACGACGGCACCGGCGCCGTCGTCGACGTGGCCCCAGCCGAGCGGGACCTTCCGGCCGTAGGCCTCGCGACCGTCGGGGCTCACCGCGTCGGCCAGGCCCGCGTCCCCCGGCGTGGGCATGGCGTCCGGGGCGACGGCGTTCACGCGGATCTGGCGGGGCGCGAGCTCGAGCGCCAGCGTCCTCGTCAGGCTCTCGACCGCGGCCTTCATGGCGGCGTAGACGCCGAAGCCCGGCGCGGCGCGCGACGCCTCGATCGAGGTGACGTTCACGATCGACGCGCCCGCCGGCAGGAGGTCCCAGGCGGCGCGCACGAAGTTCGTGACGCTGGTGAAGTTCTCGTCGACGAGCGACCGTTGGCCCTTCTCGCTCACGTCGGCGAACGGCGCGTAGAAGCCGCCGCCGGCGTTGTTCACGAGGACGTCGACGCGGCCGTAGGTCGCCTCGACCGCACCGAGCCAGGACCGAACCGCGTCCCCGTCGCGAACGTCGAGCTGGGCGCCGACGAACCGCCGCCCCGCGGCCTGGACCGCCGCCGCCGTCTCGGTCATCGGGTCCCGGTCGCAGCCCGCCACGTCGGCACCGAACCGGGCCAGGGTCACCGCCGTCGACGCCCCGATGCCGCGCGCGGCGCCGGTGACGAGCGCCACCTTCCCGTCGAGCGCGACCGCCGAGGGCCCGAACGGCATCGCCGCCTACCGGACCGTCGGCTGGACGCGAGGCCCGGCCTCGAAGCGCCGCTGCCCCTCGGCGATCGACTCGGGATCGCTGCCGAGGCCGATGTACACCTTCGCCAGGCTGAGCGCCTGCGTGCGCGCGAGCTCCCGCGCCAGCCAGATCGAGCGGACGGTTCCCTGCGTGGCTAGCGGCGGCGCGGCCGCGATCTCGGCCGCCACGGCGTGGGCGCGCCGGAGCAGCTGGTCCTCGGGCACGACCTCCTGGACGAGCCCGACCTGGTGGGCCCGACGGGCCGACATGCGCTCGTGGTTGCCGAGCAGCGTCAGCCGCATGATCTCCCCGAAGGGCAGGCGCGCCGCCATCAGGATCGGCTCGAAGGCGGCCGTCATCCCGTAGCTGACGTGGGGGTCGAAGAACGTCGCGTGCTCGGCGGCGAGGATGGTCTCGACCTCCCCGAGCATGTAGAAGGCGCCGCCGCAGGCCATCCCGTTCACCGCCGCGACGACCGGCTTCCAGCAGTCGGCGGTCTTGGGCCCGAGGGCGAGGCCGGGGTCGTCCATCATCCACGGCCCGGTCGGCTGCGGGACCACCTCGGAGCGATCGATCCCGGTGCAGAAGGCCCGGTCGCCGGCGCCGGTGAGCACGACCGCGCGCACGTCGTCGGCGAAGCGGAGCTGGCGCCAGACCCCGTGCAGCTCCCGGGCCATGGTGGCGTCGAAGGCGTTGAGCCGGCCCGGACGATCCAGCGTGATCGTGGTCACGCCGTCGGTGTGCTCGACGCGCAGGGTCTCGAGGTCGGGCATCGGCGCGAGGCTACCGATCGGGTCGCGAGCGAGCCGCGGCGTCGGAGGTGGCGGGCCGGGCTCCGGCGCGGTCACCATCGCGGTCGCGGCCGACGGGCCGCGCCGCGCGACGCACCGAGAGGGCCTGATGACGACCGCTGACGACAGCCCGGTCCCGGACTACCCGCAGCTGCTCCGCCTCGACGGGCGACGCTTCGTCGTCGTCGGCGCCGGCCAGGGCATCGGCCGCCAGGCCGTCCACGCCCTGGCCTCCGTGGGCGCCCGGGTGGTCTGCGTGGACGTCGACGCCGACCGCGCCGGCGAGGTCGCGGCCGAGGTCGGCGGGTACGCGGTGGTCGGCGACGCCACGCGCCGGGCCGACGCCGAGCGCGTCTTCGACGAGGTGGCCGGCGCGCTCGGCGGCCTCGACGGCGTCGTGGACATCGTCGGGATGGCTCGCTACGCCACGCTCCTCGACGTCGACGACGAGGAGTGGGACTGGCACTTCGACGTCGTCCTGCGCCACGCCTACCTCGCCGTGCAGCTCGGCGGGCGCCGGCTCACGGCCGGCGCGGGGGGCGTGATGGCCTTCGTGGCGTCGGTGTCGGGGCTCACCTCGGCCCCGCGCCACGCCGCCTACGGCGCGGCGAAGGCCGGGCTCATGGCGCTCGTGCGCTCGGCCGCGGTCGAGCTAGGCCCGAGCGGGGTTCGCGTCAACGCCGTCGCGCCCGGCGTCGTGTGGACGCCCCGCGTGTCCGCCGTCCTCGGCGAGGAGGGGCGGGCCCGCAACGAGGCCAACACGCCCCTGCGGCGCGTGGCCCAGCCCGCCGACATCGCCGCCGCGCTGCTGTTCCTGTGCTCCGACCTCTCGTCCTACGTGTCGGGGCAGACGATCGTCGTCGACGGCGGCGTGGCCGCCAAGTTCCCGTACCCGATGGCCAGCTGAGCGGGCGGGCCGTGTTCGTCCGCATCGACCTGCAGCCCCACCCGCCGCTCGTGACGCTCGAGGAGCCGGAGGACACGAGCCGCTTCCACGTCGCCGTCCACGGGCGGTCCGGGCCGGCCGAGCAGGCCCGCGTGTTCGGCGCCCTCGTCGACGCCGCGGCCGGCCGGCTCGACGGCGCCGACGCCTGGATCACCGTCGACGCGGTGCGGCGGCTGGCGGCCGGCCGCGTCGGGCCCACCTGGGACGACGACCTGGCGCGGATGCTCGAGTACGCGCGCGCCAAGGGGTGGCTCGACGAGGCCACCCACTCCATCCGCGCCCACCTCGAGTGGTCGGCGTGACCGCGCCGACCGGCCGGGTGCTCGTGGTCGCCTGGCGCTCGACGGCCCCGCCGACCCTCCCGGACGGCTGGCGCGCCGAGCCCGTCCTCGCCGACCAGCGCGCGCTCGACCGCGCCGGGTCGAAGGGCCGGACCCCGCCCCCGTTCCACACCCTGCTCTGGTGCGACGACCCCGCCGCGGTGCCGCTCGCCCTCCCGGCGGGCCTGGCGCCCGCCGTCGAGCGCTGGGGCGGCTTCGGCTTCCGGTCCCGTCCGGCGTGGGACGACACCGCCGCCGGCGGCGTGCGCCCGCAGGTGAAGCAGGTGTCGTTCCTGCGCGCCCGCGCCGACCTCGGGCCGGGGGCGTTCGCTCGGCACTACCGCGAGCACGTCGCCGTCGCGCGCGTCCATCACCCGGCCGTCTGCCGGTACGCGCAGCACGACGTCGTCGAGGCCGCGGGCGACGCCGGCCTCGACCCCGAAGGGATCTCGGAGCTGTGGTTCGCCGACGAGGCCACCCTCGTCGAGCGCTACTTCGCCGGTCCCGACAGCGTGCCGATCGTCCGGTCCGACAACCGGGAGTACATCGACTTCTCCGGCACCCTGTCGCTCCTCGTGCGACCGTGCGACCCCGCCCCGTGAGCGAGCACGAAGCCGAGCTCCGCTCCACCTTCCGGGCCTTCTTCGCCAAGGAGGCGCCCCCGGACCGAGTGCGCGCCGCCGACGCCCGGCAGCCACCGGGGTTCGACCCCACGCTGTGGGCGCAGGCCCGCACCCTCGGCGTCCCCGAGATGGACGGCGCCAGCCTGGCCGACCTGGCCGTGGTGGCCGCGGAGCACGGGCGGGCCCTGGCCCCGATCCCCCTCGTCGAGGCGATCGTCGCCGCCCGTCTCCTCGCCCGCCTCCCGCACCGCGCCGCCGACCCCGTGACGCTCGGGACCCTCGCGGTGCAACCGGCGGCCGACGGGGTCGCGCCGCTCGTGCCCGCCGGCACGGTGGCCGACGCCGTCGTCGCGCTCGACGGCGACGAGCTGGTCCTGGCCCGCGACGGGCGCGTCGGCGACGCCCCCGTGAACCTCGCCGGCGCGCCGCTGGCGACGTGGGCCCTCCACGACCGGGTGGTCCTCGCGCGCGGCGCCGACGCCACGACCCGCTTCGCCGACGCGGTCGACGAGTGGCGGCTGCTCACCGCGGCGGCGCTCGTCGGCCTGGCCCGCCGCGCCCTCGAGCTCGGCGTCGACTACGCGCGCGGTCGCCGCCAGTTCGGCGTCCCCATCGGCTCCTTCCAGGCCCTCCAGCACCGGCTGGCCGACGTCCGAGCCGCCGTCGACGCCGCCGACCTGCTCGTCGGCGACGCCGCCGACCGGCCCGACGCGCGCCGAATGGCGGCGGCGTTCCTCGCCGCCACCCGGGCCGCACGCGACGCCGCCGGGACGAGCCTGCACGTGCACGGTGGCTACGGGTTCATGCTCGAGTACGACATCCAGCTCTACTTCCGGCGCGCCACCGCCTGGCCGCTGGCGATCGGCGACCCCGCCGACGAGCTCGCCCGCCTCGCCGACCTGCTCGCCGCCGACGACTGGACCCTCCTCGACCCGCCCCCCTGCGGCTTCCGGGCCGAGGTGCGGGCGGCGCTGGCCGAGGCCTGCACCGACGACGTCCTCGAGCGCGTCGCCGCGACCGGCACCGTCCACGACTGGGGCCTCCACCGCGCCCTGGCCGGGCGCGGCCTCCTCGGCGCGGGGTGGCCGGTCGAGTGGGGCGGCGCCGACCGCGACGAGCACGACGTCCTGGCGCTCTGGGAGGAGCTCGAGCGCGCCGGCGCCCCGGCCGACGGGTGGGGCACGACCGAGCTCGTGGCCCGCACGCTCGCGCTCGTCGGCACCGACGAGCAGCGGCGCCGGGTCATCCCGAGCTTCCTGGCCGGCGACATCCTCGTCTGCCTCGGCTACAGCGAGCCGGACTCGGGCTCCGACGTCGCCGCCGCGACGACCCGCGCCACGCGTGACGGGGACGACTGGGTCATCAACGGGCAGAAGATGTTCACGACCCTCGCCCACGAGGCCGCGTACGTGTTCCTGCTCACCCGCACGAACCCCGAGGCCCCGAAGCACCGCGGCCTGACGATGTTCCTCGTGCCGATGGACCGACCGGGGATCGAGATCACCCCGGTGCGCACGCTGAGCGGCGAGCGCACGAACATCACGTACTACAGCGATGTCCGGGTGCCCGACGCCTGCCGAGTGGGCGACGTCGACGGGGGATGGGACGTGATGCGGGTGGCGCTGGCGTTCGAGCGTCGCCCGACGATGGTCGGCGAGCTCGACCGCCTGCTCCGTTGCTTCCTGGGCTGGGCCCGCGGGCGGGCCGACGCGCTCGAGCGCCCCACGGTCCGCGCCCGCGTCGCGCGCGGCTGGATCGACCTCGAGGCCGGGCGCCGGCTCAGCGAGCGCATGGCCGCGGTCGCGGCCGGCGGCGAGCTCCCGATCGTCGAGGGATCGGTCGCCAAGCTGTGGTCCTCGGAGGCCCTCGTGCGGGCCGCGGCGGCGCTGCTCGACACGCTCGGCGCCGAGGGGGTGCTCGCGCACGGGGCGCCGGGCGCGCCCGCCGACGGCGCCGTCGAGCTCCTGCACCGACACGCCCAGGTCACGACGATCCGGGCCGGGACCAGCGAGATCCAGCGCACGATCATCGCCGAGCGGGGCCTCGGCCTGCCCCGCGCGGGCCGCTAAGGCGAGGTCGTCAGGGCGTCCGGCCCGTCGTCGGTGACGACCACGGTCTCGCCCCAGACGGCGCCGTCACCGCGAGCCTCGACGTAGACCACCATCCCCGGACCGAGCACGTCGTCGGCGCGCAGCGCCTCGTGACCCATCCCCAGGCCGTCGACCGTCACCCCGGCCGCCGTCACGTCCGAGACCCGCGCCCCGTGCCGGCACGCGGCGACGCCGGCCGCGGCCGCGGCTCGCGTCCCGCCGTCGTCGGGCCAGGTGCGGGCCAGCACGCCCGCCCAGCCGCTGCGCAGCACGCCGACCCGGGCCGACACCCGGTCCTCGACGACGTCGATGGCGGGCGGGAACGCCGGGGTCGTCACGCCGAGCTGGCCCATGCGCGCCACGAAGGCCCCGGCCAGCCCGACGGCCCCGATCGTCGGCCCCGCGGCCGCGACGGCGGCGAGGGCGTCCTCGGCGACGCCGACGGCGGCCCGGATCGCGACCAGGTCCCCGGCGGTCTTCGTCCGCCGCACCTCGCGGAGCAGCGCCTCCCCGTCGGCCAGCTCGGCGTCCGGGTAGACCGCGGCGAGCAGCTGCGCGAACAGCGGTGACATCCCGTCGACGCCGAGCGTGCGGACCGTCGTGCCCGCGGTGGCGACCGCGGCGGCGGCGACCAGGTTCATCGGGTTCCACGAGATCGGGTACAGGTTCGCCGGGCGCACGTCCACCGGCACCCCGTCGTCGGTGACGCTCAGCAGGTGGACGGCGCCGGTCTCGCCGACCAGCACGCACGACGGCGCGAACGGCCGGGTGCCGGCCAGCCAGAGCCGGTTGGCTCCCGACACGTACCGCGCGTTGGCCTCGCGGCCGAGCACGAGGACGTCGATGCCGGCGGCGGCCATGGCCGCGCGCGTGCGCTCCCGATGCTCAGCGGCCGACGTCATACCGGTCGTAGCGCAGGTTCGACAGCCGCTCGACGCCGCTGTCGGTGACGGCCACGATCTCCTCGGCTCGGAAGCCGCCGTGGCCGTCCTCCCAGATCACCGGCTCGAGGACCAGCACCATCCCCGGCGCCAGCACGAGGGACTCGTCGAAGTCCTCCCCGAGATCGGTGCCGACGTACGGCATCTCGGCGCTCTCGGTCCCGGTGCCGTGCGCCAGGTAGAGGTGGGCCAGCCAGGGCCGGCGGCCGTACACCTCCCCGGCGGCGCGGGTGAGGTCGCGGGCCGTGGCTCCCGGCTTCGTGACCTCGAGCACGGCGTCGACGACCTCGAGCCACCGGCGGGCGTGCTCGCGGTGGCGACCGTCGAGCTCCCACCCGATCACCCAGGTGTGGCCGTAGTCGGACTGGTAGCCCTCGTAGTGCATGCCCGTGTCGACGAAGACCACGTCGCCGTCGGCGAACCGCCGCGTCGTCGTGACGGTCGGGAAGACGACGTCGCCGGTGGCCGAGTAGGGGCCGGCCGCGATCGTCGGCGGCATCACCTGCCAGACCGGGTCGACGGTGTTGCCGGACGCCCCGAGCTCGAGGATCCGGGCGAGGAAGAGGCCGGTGAGCTCGGTGGCGGCGACGCCCGGCGCGGCGGCGTCCTCGACGTCGGCGATCGCGGCCTCGTTGATCGCCTGGGCCCGGCGGATGCACTCGAGCTCGTCGGCGGTCTTCGCGATCTTCGCCGCCGTCAGCGCCGCCGCCGCGTCCTGCGGCTCGCGGCCGGCCAGCGCCTGCCACAGCGGCACGGTGGCGTCGTCGACGGCGAGGCGCCCGGACGGCAGCGACCCCGCCAGCAGCCAGGCGCCGTCGTCGAACTCGAGGTTGAGGCCGGGCCGCACGTCGACGCCGAGATGCGGCGGCACGGTCTCCGGCGCCCACGTCCAGACCGTCGGCGGCGACCCGTCGGCGGTCACGACCGCGACGGCGCGCCGGTGCAGGGCCTCGCTCTGGTCGGTGCTCGGCATGCGCGCCCCGGTGGCGTAGCCGACGCTGCCCTGCCCGAGCAGGACCAGCACGTCGAGGCCGTGGGCGGCCATGCTCTCGACGAGCCGTTCGTGGCGCTCCCGGCCGAGGCGCGCCTGGTCGAGCGGGCG
It includes:
- a CDS encoding acyl-CoA dehydrogenase family protein, producing MSEHEAELRSTFRAFFAKEAPPDRVRAADARQPPGFDPTLWAQARTLGVPEMDGASLADLAVVAAEHGRALAPIPLVEAIVAARLLARLPHRAADPVTLGTLAVQPAADGVAPLVPAGTVADAVVALDGDELVLARDGRVGDAPVNLAGAPLATWALHDRVVLARGADATTRFADAVDEWRLLTAAALVGLARRALELGVDYARGRRQFGVPIGSFQALQHRLADVRAAVDAADLLVGDAADRPDARRMAAAFLAATRAARDAAGTSLHVHGGYGFMLEYDIQLYFRRATAWPLAIGDPADELARLADLLAADDWTLLDPPPCGFRAEVRAALAEACTDDVLERVAATGTVHDWGLHRALAGRGLLGAGWPVEWGGADRDEHDVLALWEELERAGAPADGWGTTELVARTLALVGTDEQRRRVIPSFLAGDILVCLGYSEPDSGSDVAAATTRATRDGDDWVINGQKMFTTLAHEAAYVFLLTRTNPEAPKHRGLTMFLVPMDRPGIEITPVRTLSGERTNITYYSDVRVPDACRVGDVDGGWDVMRVALAFERRPTMVGELDRLLRCFLGWARGRADALERPTVRARVARGWIDLEAGRRLSERMAAVAAGGELPIVEGSVAKLWSSEALVRAAAALLDTLGAEGVLAHGAPGAPADGAVELLHRHAQVTTIRAGTSEIQRTIIAERGLGLPRAGR
- a CDS encoding M24 family metallopeptidase, with amino-acid sequence MIAAAPAPERPLDQARLGRERHERLVESMAAHGLDVLVLLGQGSVGYATGARMPSTDQSEALHRRAVAVVTADGSPPTVWTWAPETVPPHLGVDVRPGLNLEFDDGAWLLAGSLPSGRLAVDDATVPLWQALAGREPQDAAAALTAAKIAKTADELECIRRAQAINEAAIADVEDAAAPGVAATELTGLFLARILELGASGNTVDPVWQVMPPTIAAGPYSATGDVVFPTVTTTRRFADGDVVFVDTGMHYEGYQSDYGHTWVIGWELDGRHREHARRWLEVVDAVLEVTKPGATARDLTRAAGEVYGRRPWLAHLYLAHGTGTESAEMPYVGTDLGEDFDESLVLAPGMVLVLEPVIWEDGHGGFRAEEIVAVTDSGVERLSNLRYDRYDVGR
- a CDS encoding SDR family oxidoreductase; this encodes MPFGPSAVALDGKVALVTGAARGIGASTAVTLARFGADVAGCDRDPMTETAAAVQAAGRRFVGAQLDVRDGDAVRSWLGAVEATYGRVDVLVNNAGGGFYAPFADVSEKGQRSLVDENFTSVTNFVRAAWDLLPAGASIVNVTSIEASRAAPGFGVYAAMKAAVESLTRTLALELAPRQIRVNAVAPDAMPTPGDAGLADAVSPDGREAYGRKVPLGWGHVDDGAGAVVYLASDLSRWVTGTVLHVDGGSHAAAGWSRRDDGTYEP
- a CDS encoding aminopeptidase P family N-terminal domain-containing protein, whose amino-acid sequence is MTSAAEHRERTRAAMAAAGIDVLVLGREANARYVSGANRLWLAGTRPFAPSCVLVGETGAVHLLSVTDDGVPVDVRPANLYPISWNPMNLVAAAAVATAGTTVRTLGVDGMSPLFAQLLAAVYPDAELADGEALLREVRRTKTAGDLVAIRAAVGVAEDALAAVAAAGPTIGAVGLAGAFVARMGQLGVTTPAFPPAIDVVEDRVSARVGVLRSGWAGVLARTWPDDGGTRAAAAAGVAACRHGARVSDVTAAGVTVDGLGMGHEALRADDVLGPGMVVYVEARGDGAVWGETVVVTDDGPDALTTSP
- a CDS encoding SDR family oxidoreductase, which produces MTTADDSPVPDYPQLLRLDGRRFVVVGAGQGIGRQAVHALASVGARVVCVDVDADRAGEVAAEVGGYAVVGDATRRADAERVFDEVAGALGGLDGVVDIVGMARYATLLDVDDEEWDWHFDVVLRHAYLAVQLGGRRLTAGAGGVMAFVASVSGLTSAPRHAAYGAAKAGLMALVRSAAVELGPSGVRVNAVAPGVVWTPRVSAVLGEEGRARNEANTPLRRVAQPADIAAALLFLCSDLSSYVSGQTIVVDGGVAAKFPYPMAS
- a CDS encoding enoyl-CoA hydratase/isomerase family protein — its product is MPDLETLRVEHTDGVTTITLDRPGRLNAFDATMARELHGVWRQLRFADDVRAVVLTGAGDRAFCTGIDRSEVVPQPTGPWMMDDPGLALGPKTADCWKPVVAAVNGMACGGAFYMLGEVETILAAEHATFFDPHVSYGMTAAFEPILMAARLPFGEIMRLTLLGNHERMSARRAHQVGLVQEVVPEDQLLRRAHAVAAEIAAAPPLATQGTVRSIWLARELARTQALSLAKVYIGLGSDPESIAEGQRRFEAGPRVQPTVR